The Taeniopygia guttata chromosome 19, bTaeGut7.mat, whole genome shotgun sequence genome window below encodes:
- the PIMREG gene encoding protein PIMREG isoform X2: MASVFQNVKAAAAWRKHRLLADLSENESPVPDKFKRRISLSSLNTIHMSLRKRVPLKRVELNFDKTPTRESLEPRQRCQTLQTIKRTAKYAFGTMSQKIQKSCQSPVGSVVTFPAESISRSCATSSTKKRTATPQTPCCNTSAASSKGTPRSSKRALLGPTKVSEHREWRDFSSWLGKNSVSLRRSRRAAALKSPYSSPAPSSRKIEFDCELELVSSGICQLKRISQAFDDAIVKEERQQAISNYYYLMAQNSQSVHQSLKPSQAIRRQAKKCHQALGT, encoded by the exons ATGGCATCTGTGTTCCAAAATGTGAAAGCAGCAGCGGCGTGGCGGAAACACCGGCTCCTAGCTGACCTCAGTGAGAATGAGAGCCCTGTACCTGACAAATTCAAGAGAAGGATCTCTCTCAGTTCTCTCAATACCATTCACATGTCTTTAAGGAAACGGGTACCATTAAAGCGAGTCGAGCTCAATTTTGACAAAACCCCAACTAGGGAAAGTCTGGAACCAAGGCAGAGATGCCAAACTCTTCAGACTAttaaaagaacagcaaaatatGCTTTTGGAACCATGTCCCAG aaaatacagaagtcTTGCCAAAGCCCAGTAGGCTCAGTGGTGACCTTTCCAGCTGAGTCGATCAGCAGAAGCTGTGCGACCAGTTCTACCAAAAAAAGAACTGCTACACCTCAAACACCTTGCTGTAATACTTCAGCTGCCAGTTCCAAAGGCACTCCAAGGTCCAGCAAAAGGGCCTTGCTTGGGCCAACAAAGGTATCAGAACATAGAGAATGGAGGGATTTCTCATCCTGGCTTGGTAAAAATTCTGTCTCTCTCCGGAGatccagaagagcagcagcactgaagagCCCTTATTCAtctcctgctccttccagcaGAAAGAT AGAGTTTGACTGCGAGTTGGAACTGGTCTCTTCAGGGATTTGCCAATTGAAGCGTATCTCCCAAGCATTTGATGATGCCATTGTGAAAGAGGAGAG GCAACAAGCAATATCAAACTACTACTATCTAATGGCACAAAACTCACAGTCTGTACATCAGTCCCTGAAACCGTCTCAAGCTATCAGAAGACAAGCAAAGAAATGCCATCAAGCACTTGGTACCTAG
- the PIMREG gene encoding protein PIMREG isoform X1 produces MLLCTLFCLVFALIFIVLEIKLTKNWNKMASVFQNVKAAAAWRKHRLLADLSENESPVPDKFKRRISLSSLNTIHMSLRKRVPLKRVELNFDKTPTRESLEPRQRCQTLQTIKRTAKYAFGTMSQKIQKSCQSPVGSVVTFPAESISRSCATSSTKKRTATPQTPCCNTSAASSKGTPRSSKRALLGPTKVSEHREWRDFSSWLGKNSVSLRRSRRAAALKSPYSSPAPSSRKIEFDCELELVSSGICQLKRISQAFDDAIVKEERQQAISNYYYLMAQNSQSVHQSLKPSQAIRRQAKKCHQALGT; encoded by the exons ATGCTGCTTTGTACCTTGTTCTGCCTAGTCTTTGCTctcattttcattgttttagAAATAAAGTTGACCAAGAACTGGAACAAGATGGCATCTGTGTTCCAAAATGTGAAAGCAGCAGCGGCGTGGCGGAAACACCGGCTCCTAGCTGACCTCAGTGAGAATGAGAGCCCTGTACCTGACAAATTCAAGAGAAGGATCTCTCTCAGTTCTCTCAATACCATTCACATGTCTTTAAGGAAACGGGTACCATTAAAGCGAGTCGAGCTCAATTTTGACAAAACCCCAACTAGGGAAAGTCTGGAACCAAGGCAGAGATGCCAAACTCTTCAGACTAttaaaagaacagcaaaatatGCTTTTGGAACCATGTCCCAG aaaatacagaagtcTTGCCAAAGCCCAGTAGGCTCAGTGGTGACCTTTCCAGCTGAGTCGATCAGCAGAAGCTGTGCGACCAGTTCTACCAAAAAAAGAACTGCTACACCTCAAACACCTTGCTGTAATACTTCAGCTGCCAGTTCCAAAGGCACTCCAAGGTCCAGCAAAAGGGCCTTGCTTGGGCCAACAAAGGTATCAGAACATAGAGAATGGAGGGATTTCTCATCCTGGCTTGGTAAAAATTCTGTCTCTCTCCGGAGatccagaagagcagcagcactgaagagCCCTTATTCAtctcctgctccttccagcaGAAAGAT AGAGTTTGACTGCGAGTTGGAACTGGTCTCTTCAGGGATTTGCCAATTGAAGCGTATCTCCCAAGCATTTGATGATGCCATTGTGAAAGAGGAGAG GCAACAAGCAATATCAAACTACTACTATCTAATGGCACAAAACTCACAGTCTGTACATCAGTCCCTGAAACCGTCTCAAGCTATCAGAAGACAAGCAAAGAAATGCCATCAAGCACTTGGTACCTAG
- the PIMREG gene encoding protein PIMREG isoform X4 translates to MASVFQNVKAAAAWRKHRLLADLSENESPVPDKFKRRISLSSLNTIHMSLRKRVPLKRVELNFDKTPTRESLEPRQRCQTLQTIKRTAKYAFGTMSQKIQKSCQSPVGSVVTFPAESISRSCATSSTKKRTATPQTPCCNTSAASSKGTPRSSKRALLGPTKVSEHREWRDFSSWLGKNSVSLRRSRRAAALKSPYSSPAPSSRKIEFDCELELVSSGICQLKRISQAFDDAIVKEESDMTVSLIRN, encoded by the exons ATGGCATCTGTGTTCCAAAATGTGAAAGCAGCAGCGGCGTGGCGGAAACACCGGCTCCTAGCTGACCTCAGTGAGAATGAGAGCCCTGTACCTGACAAATTCAAGAGAAGGATCTCTCTCAGTTCTCTCAATACCATTCACATGTCTTTAAGGAAACGGGTACCATTAAAGCGAGTCGAGCTCAATTTTGACAAAACCCCAACTAGGGAAAGTCTGGAACCAAGGCAGAGATGCCAAACTCTTCAGACTAttaaaagaacagcaaaatatGCTTTTGGAACCATGTCCCAG aaaatacagaagtcTTGCCAAAGCCCAGTAGGCTCAGTGGTGACCTTTCCAGCTGAGTCGATCAGCAGAAGCTGTGCGACCAGTTCTACCAAAAAAAGAACTGCTACACCTCAAACACCTTGCTGTAATACTTCAGCTGCCAGTTCCAAAGGCACTCCAAGGTCCAGCAAAAGGGCCTTGCTTGGGCCAACAAAGGTATCAGAACATAGAGAATGGAGGGATTTCTCATCCTGGCTTGGTAAAAATTCTGTCTCTCTCCGGAGatccagaagagcagcagcactgaagagCCCTTATTCAtctcctgctccttccagcaGAAAGAT AGAGTTTGACTGCGAGTTGGAACTGGTCTCTTCAGGGATTTGCCAATTGAAGCGTATCTCCCAAGCATTTGATGATGCCATTGTGAAAGAGGAGAG TGATATGACAGTTTCTCTCATTCGTAACTGA
- the PIMREG gene encoding protein PIMREG isoform X3 encodes MLLCTLFCLVFALIFIVLEIKLTKNWNKMASVFQNVKAAAAWRKHRLLADLSENESPVPDKFKRRISLSSLNTIHMSLRKRVPLKRVELNFDKTPTRESLEPRQRCQTLQTIKRTAKYAFGTMSQKIQKSCQSPVGSVVTFPAESISRSCATSSTKKRTATPQTPCCNTSAASSKGTPRSSKRALLGPTKVSEHREWRDFSSWLGKNSVSLRRSRRAAALKSPYSSPAPSSRKIEFDCELELVSSGICQLKRISQAFDDAIVKEESDMTVSLIRN; translated from the exons ATGCTGCTTTGTACCTTGTTCTGCCTAGTCTTTGCTctcattttcattgttttagAAATAAAGTTGACCAAGAACTGGAACAAGATGGCATCTGTGTTCCAAAATGTGAAAGCAGCAGCGGCGTGGCGGAAACACCGGCTCCTAGCTGACCTCAGTGAGAATGAGAGCCCTGTACCTGACAAATTCAAGAGAAGGATCTCTCTCAGTTCTCTCAATACCATTCACATGTCTTTAAGGAAACGGGTACCATTAAAGCGAGTCGAGCTCAATTTTGACAAAACCCCAACTAGGGAAAGTCTGGAACCAAGGCAGAGATGCCAAACTCTTCAGACTAttaaaagaacagcaaaatatGCTTTTGGAACCATGTCCCAG aaaatacagaagtcTTGCCAAAGCCCAGTAGGCTCAGTGGTGACCTTTCCAGCTGAGTCGATCAGCAGAAGCTGTGCGACCAGTTCTACCAAAAAAAGAACTGCTACACCTCAAACACCTTGCTGTAATACTTCAGCTGCCAGTTCCAAAGGCACTCCAAGGTCCAGCAAAAGGGCCTTGCTTGGGCCAACAAAGGTATCAGAACATAGAGAATGGAGGGATTTCTCATCCTGGCTTGGTAAAAATTCTGTCTCTCTCCGGAGatccagaagagcagcagcactgaagagCCCTTATTCAtctcctgctccttccagcaGAAAGAT AGAGTTTGACTGCGAGTTGGAACTGGTCTCTTCAGGGATTTGCCAATTGAAGCGTATCTCCCAAGCATTTGATGATGCCATTGTGAAAGAGGAGAG TGATATGACAGTTTCTCTCATTCGTAACTGA